A genome region from Macaca nemestrina isolate mMacNem1 chromosome 20, mMacNem.hap1, whole genome shotgun sequence includes the following:
- the LOC105478668 gene encoding probable protein phosphatase 1N, whose amino-acid sequence MAALARQLQRLLWTACKKKEREKEGEEEEEDEEEGRGALDGPRSLLTAPRRAQRPHGGAEASCGLRFGASAAQGWRARMEDAHCTWLSLPGLPLGWALFAVLDGHGGARAARFGARHLPDHVLEELGPEPSEPEGVREALRRAFLSADKRLRSLWPRVETGGSTAVALLVSPRFLYLAHCGDSRAVLSRAGAVAFSTENHRPLRPRERERIHAAGGTIRRRRVEGSLAVSRALGDFAYKEAPGRPPELQLVSAEPEVAALARQAEDEFMLLASDGVWDTMSAAALAGMVASRLRLGLAPELLCAQLLDTCLCKGSLDNMTCILVCFPGAPRPSEEAIRRELALEAALGRRIAELCADAQELPSLNTVFRTLASEDIPDLPPGGGLDCKAAVIAEAYSQICQVSEECREKGQNGAGKSTPTHLGSALDMET is encoded by the exons ATGGCGGCCCTGGCCCGCCAGCTGCAGCGTCTCCTCTGGACCGCTTGCaagaaaaaggagagggagaaggagggggaggaggaagaggaggatgaagaggaggGGCGCGGGGCCCTCGATGGGCCTCGGTCTCTGTTGACAGCGCCGCGCCGCGCCCAGCGGCCGCACGGGGGTGCCGAGGCGTCTTGTGGCCTGCGCTTCGGGGCGAGCGCAGCGCAAGGCTGGCGCGCGCGCAtggaggatgcccactgcacttGGCTTTCGTTACCTGGTCTGCCCCTGGGCTGGGCCTTGTTTGCCGTCCTCGACGGCCACGGTGGGGCTCGAGCTGCCCGCTTCGGTGCACGCCATTTGCCAGACCATGTGCTCGAGGAGCTGGGCCCGGAGCCTAGCGAGCCCGAGGGCGTGCGCGAGGCGCTGCGCCGAGCCTTCTTGAGCGCCGACAAGCGCCTGCGCTCCCTCTGGCCCCGCGTGGAAACAGGCGGCTCCACGGCCGTGGCGTTGCTGGTCTCCCCGCGGTTTCTGTACCTGGCGCACTGCGGTGACTCCCGCGCGGTGCTGAGCCGCGCTGGTGCAGTGGCCTTCAGCACAGAGAACCACCGGCCCCTTCGACCCCGGGAACGCGAGCGCATCCACGCCGCTGGCGGCACCATCCGCCGCCGCCGCGTCGAGGGCTCTCTGGCCGTGTCGCGAGCGTTGGGCGACTTTGCCTACAAGGAGGCTCCGGGGAGGCCGCCCGAGCTACAGCTTGTTTCTGCGGAGCCTGAGGTGGCTGCACTGGCACGCCAGGCTGAGGACGAGTTCATGCTCCTGGCCTCTGATGGCGTCTGGGACACTATGTCTGCTGCTGCCCTGGCGGGAATGGTGGCTTCGCGCCTCCGCTTGGGTCTGGCCCCAGAGCTTCTCTGCGCGCAGCTGTTGGACACGTGCCTGTGCAAG ggcagcctggacaacatgacctGCATCCTGGTCTGCTTCCCCGGGGCCCCTAGGCCTTCTGAGGAGGCGATCAGGAGGGAGCTCGCACTGGAGGCAGCCCTGGGCCGCAGAATCGCTG AACTATGTGCCGATGCTCAGGAGCTACCCAGCCTGAACACAGTTTTCAGGACTCTGGCCTCAGAGGACATCCCAGATTTACCTCCTGGGGGAGGGCTGGACTGCAA GGCCGCTGTCATTGCTGAAGCTTATTCTCAGATCTGCCAGGTCTCAGAAGAGTGCAGAGAG